GATTTGTAGAAGCCTTCTGTTTGCCTTGTATCACATCCAACCACAGATGGAGGTTTCCCCACAGATCACATCACAGTATTCCTGTGAACATAGCCTGACATCTGGAGTCGGATGCTCATCTGACAGTCAGATTAAGATCAGAGAAGGTGTTAAAATGACATGAGGCGAGAGAGTGGATAAAAATGACAGACTGAAAAAGAATAGAATTTTAATGATAGGGTTTAATTTCATGACAGATTAATGAGAGGGAAAAGAATAGAGGAGAATGGTAATTAAAAATGTAGGACATGAGGATGCAAAAAAGCATCAAAATATACTGAATTTACATCCatgtgtttctttgtgtgtgtgtgtgtatgcatattcAAGATCCGTTCCGCAAAGAGAACAAAAATTCAGTGCATTAGCTGCTATACAAACAGTGAAGAGGACATTGAAGTGTATTGTGGTTATTGTAGCAGGTTTAGTAGTAATCTTCATAGTTTTTGGGGTTCAGGCAGTAGAGAATTGCTCCTCCGAAGGAAAAGATGGTGGCCCCCCAGGCCAGACCATAGCCCCAGTTAAACTCGTGGTATATTCTTAAACTGATGGTCTCGATGAACTTGATAGGATACAGAACCAAACAGCAGGCCTGTAGAACCACTGTGAGAAACAAGAGCACTGGCAATGAAATGTGCAGTcaccaaaaagacaaaagtaggttaagaacatatatatatatatatatatatatatataaataaaaataaaaaaatctaaatctttaATGGGTTTTATTCTTTGACAAGTTCCACAGAGAGAGTTTAGACTTCAACGAAATGTACAAATCCTCTCAAAATAGATGGGAAAATGTCTTTTTTAGATATACCTTACATCTTTTACCCTGTCTGTGATGCATTAATAGCAAGGATGACTGATTACTTAAACAGTTgtgtgctgttgtttttttttaaactgatgcTTTGTGAAGCAAATAATGTATTTGCTATTTCCTGGTCCATTAGCTACACTGTTTGTCTTAGAgccaacaaaacattttaaattcgtAATACATGAACCCTTATTTAACGTGTATGCAGAACAGAAATGGGAAGCCAGCTCATAAATGTCTTAGATGCAAATGTatgtctgctgtgtgtgtgtgcaaggtcATGTCCATGTCACCTGCAGCAAAGAGCATAACTGCAACCGGTCGGTAGAAGCATCTCCTGGAGCGAATGCAGACAGACACCAGAGCCACCAGGAAGGAAAGGAGGATAAGGAATGCGCCACCCAACAACAACGCCAATGTTGCAATCTGCCAGTCTGCATTGAAAACATAGATAGGGCATCAAATAGataacaccgatcagccacaacattaaaaccacctgcctaatattgtgtaggtacccccatgccgccaaaacagcgccaatcccatctggcaccaacaatcatgccacggtccaaatgctattctgagatgcgggttgacgctgttttggcgtcacaagggggacctacacagtattaggcaagtggttttaatgttgtggctgatcggtgtacataacATACAGGGACACAAGtttcatattttattacattgcatgcattatatgtaaaaatacttttagcAAAATAAGATTCAAACCCTTGGATTTACCATGGGTTTCTgtttatgcaaaacaaaaatgggcttttcccaatcagtggccattttcaaaccgggatgggcgtttttCAACCACTTTACATGATTTgactactacattgagattccctactttcattggatagtttagaaatgctcatcctggtttgaaaatgcccacagattggGAAAAACCCATTACTGTTTTGCAGAATCCTATACTTCCATAAATTGGCCATCCAACTGGATCTGATTTTCAATTTAGTCacaacaacagacaaacacagtCATCTTAAATATTACACAAAGTCACAACAATTATACATTTTCATGTGTATACTGAACACACCCTGTAAACGTTAAATTTATACCAGAAAAATCGAAAATacgattaagaaaataattttttgcagtgttgctaTTCCCAAGAACTATGCCTTTCCCATACTTTTAAAGTGTtcactccaaaaaataaataaataaattatatatatatatatatatatgacacattttaattgtatgacaaatttccatcaaactaaactgagtaatctttaaataaCGTATATAatatgaattcagaataaatgtgaAGCATTACATTCAACTTGAGTATGAATGTTTAAAACATAAGTAAACAAAACTCAAAAGTTTTAACAATAAAATATGTTAAATAgaaaagcaattacatttgcTCTGGTGTTAATTTAACTCATTTTTTACTTAAAGTTAAgcaaatttaaataaagaaagaaagtcaaggaACTATGAAACAGTGAACATCTAAGGGCTACAGAAAGCTTATAGGCAATTCTGGTGGGCTAAATGGGGCATCACGTAATGTATTCCTCCCTCCCTTTCTCCCTCCTTGTGTCCTTCTTGTCTGCGCTTTCATTCAAGCACTCTAAGACACTCAGCTAGAGTAGGGCCTAGAAATAGCACAGAATCCTCCATGGAATGCAGGCTCGGGAGGGGGCAAGGAGAAAGACAGAGGAGGAGAGGGAGGTGCATGAAACAGTATGCCCGCTTCCATATCTGACGAAATGTGTGGAATCTCAAATGCACACTGAGATGACTCCTGAGGAATCTCATTAGGTAAAGTCGGCAAAAGGAAAACGCATTACGAGTAGAAAATCTCAAGGAGTGACTTGCTACGTTTTGTTAGCTAGACTGAGGAAGTAAATTATTTAGGCAGTATTTAATATGACAAATTGGTTTTAGGCTATATCTGTCTGGAATttattatggggaaaaaaaaccaTAATATTACAAGCAAAACCACAAATAGTAAAACATATAATTTACCTCCAAGTtgtaccagacagtgatcagacatTTCAGAGAATTGTAGTTTGTCTGTTTcagagcaaataaatatgactttaatAAGGATCAATAAATCAACAGATACTTAGTGCTAGCTTACTTGTTGATACTCAGTGCTAGCCAACTAAGTGTTGATTCACTTTCTATTTATACAGGGGCAAGCAAACAATCTATTGCAACACCACACATCCAGAAATAAATCATAGACAGTGTACGTTCGCACTGTTACACAAGTTACAAAAACTGGAACATCACAGCGCATTGataattaactaatattaataagggcgtagatttggtttgaaagttggtagggacattgcAAGGAGGAAAATATTCAAAATTTTGTTATAAAGAAAATGCAagaaagtcagtctggtaatataggcaaaataacatgaTTTCCTCATATAACAAATCGAATTTCCTATTTCTCTGCCATACCACAATAAATATTAGCCTGTTTTTTATTTCTGAAGAATAAATAGGTTTAGACTACTAGGGCTGCGTGATTTGtaggaaaaatgtatttgcaataAACGTTTTGGATTATGCAACAACAATATGCAATGTgataaacctcagattaatgttTCAAATATACATAACATGCATATTGATACACATCAAGAAAACAATAATATCCAagggacatgaagtgacattctttaaaatgttttatccaGTATTAGACAAATGGAAATTTAAACAAACTGTGGGCTAATCTCATCTCAAGATAAATTATGGGgaaaatggagcattgacacCACTTTAAATTtttctgctttccaactcccCTCACTCCCACATATTCTTTTctaatattgtttatttatacGTAGTTACATTTTAATCTGAAAAAGTAGGCCTTCTGAACAAAGTAGGCTTTTCAACTAATTACTATTTAGGTGACGAAGGCCTGattttattgtacattttattgaaaaaacatgCTTTTCATATTTCAAGTTCTTCTCCAATGTACAAAATAAAACAGGCATTGGCTAAATGTATGCTATTCATTGTGtgcagaaaatataaaatacatttataagttATAAATGCACACATTCTTGCGCTGACGTAGACCGACTGATTTTGGTTTTGATGAGCTACTTGCTCGACTCTGTCACACAAGCCTAATATGATCAAACAGTTACCTGAAGTGTGCCTGCtctctgcatctttataaactgACTGGATGGATGCATTTAAATCCTTTGCAATATATCATGAAATTTGAATCCTGCAGCTCTATTGACCAccactaatattcttaatttggGACAGCAATCAGTTCTCTGGTCAGTTATACTagcatcttaaaatcctgcacctcCAATCCACCCCCTAATTGGCACAGTCATTCAAATTCAAAGGTGTCTTCCTCAAGAGTGTACATAAACAATCCTCCAATAATTGGCCTGGATGCAAAACTCTTTTGACTTGTGACTTGTACAGGAAAgatttgtaacaaaaaaaaaaaaatttgcaatctCAAACGACTGTCCGTTTCTGCACTGCTTCAGAATAGGTCgaacaataacacatgaataatgatactgagaaactttaatagtcattaaaagaaaaaagaaaaacatagtataaagttaaagtatttgtggtaaaattgcccaaatgttggtcgggacatttcaGATTTTATGAAAGTTGATAGGGACATGTCTCTACCATCCCTACCTAAATTTATGCCTAtgaataataaaaatggtttgttgtTTTAGGTTTGAAATTCTTCCTAAAATCTGACCAGTGGTCTTACGTTACAATGTCAAAGAAgccaacaacagcaaacaacagAGTTTTGActgtttcttaaaggaatattctgggttcagtacaaattaccacaaaaaataatttctactcgtccacttttcttaaaaaaaacaaaaaaaacaaaacaaaaagcaaatcttgagggttacagtgaggcacttacaatggaaatgaatggagtcatataattataattgtattaaagCACTTGCATcgatttttctgttaaaacttgtgtattatttgagctgtaaagttcttttAATCGTCGtttgcagtcattttagggtttaagggtttacagcattacatcgtcatggcaacaaagttgtaaaattggatataactttacacagaaaaggttagtaagcgattttatcacataaaataatgtaaacacacatactgtttatgccttgtggctatacttttgaaacaatgagtattttaacatttacaggttGGCCTGTggtggactggccacctgtccagggtgtttccctgccttcggcccgagacagctgggtcaggctccagcactacccgcaaccctgcataggacaagcggctatagaggatggatggatggatggatcccactcaattccattgtaagggcctcactttttttttttaaagaaaaggagggacaagtcgaaataatgttttgtggtaatcaacattatgctataaatgctgttgattgagcttaacttgtattgaacgtggaatattcctttaagctaccCTATTTTACACAACCACCCAAAGTACAGTTGTCGCTGTCTGTGCATCTGCTGTTGTATTATATTCACAGCACAAATAAGCAGAAAACTGTTGATTAGAGACTGATGCACTCATGGAAATAAATCTAAAAGTTGTCATTATTTCAGaaataatttcactgtgagaAGTTGGAGAAAGTGCTGACAAATCATACATTAGCAACaatttttttgtttcgtttttttgtcatcatttgaTAAATTATTCAATTACTGAACTTGAGAAAGGGCTCGCAACATTGTATAAGTTGCCAACAACTGTATGCTGTATGTTTGGATCCATTCACAGGATCTTATTATAACAGTAGAAACTgtaaaaggaaacattttaatcATCTTGGGAAAATAATCTATAATTTTCTCTATTGGAAAATTATCATTTCTAACACTTAATCATGTCAAAACATCATCTTCAGAGAGGGCTTGAGAGCTGCTCGGGGCACTTTAGCTGCATTCCACTGTACTgtagctgcaaaaataaacaaacccttTTTACCAAAAAATGGTTTATGGTTCAGAATATAAATATGTCTGTCACCACAGGAAGTTGGAGAGAGACGTATAAAAACAGAGCTGCGAATCGCCACTGATGTTTGCCTCCATATAAAAACAGAATTCTGACAACACAACCTCTGACCTCTCTGAAAAGCCAACAAAAgcctctgaatcttcaaccagaGTGACTTTCCCTCTATCTGAGAAAAGGATTTCACATGACTTTTATGCAACCTTGAGGTCTATGTCTGTGGGATCTTTGGTAGAATGGAGCTTATCCGAAAAAGCCTCCAGGAATACAATGGAAATGAGGAAAGGACATAAAAATCAAAACTTTCATTGCTATAATCTGTTTTTTTAGCAAGCAAGTGCCTCTTGGCTAGTTATTCCAATCTGATATCATgatgaaggaaggaagaaggCCAATGTCATAGACGAGTGGCTGAATTCCATCAATAAGACACAATGTCTCCACATTCCTCGCTGTTCAGGGAGGGAAATCGGTGCATAGGCTAGCGCACGGACGATCACACACCTCCTCCCTCCACATTCAACCCACTCTCCGGATGACCATAACATCAGCACAAAAACCAGTCACACACACTTTCGACAAATTCCTGTTGTTTGCGATTACTGTATCTTTCCCCGAGAGCTTTCACAACCTCTGGCTTCTGCTTAGTGTGTGCACTGTGCatgcatgtgaatgtgaaagggAGTGTGTTTACATTAACATATTTGTGTTTTGAACTTGAGAGAGTAACAGTTAAGATAAACTTAAATCATGTCCTGGACTCAATGAAAGGGCAGTAACCAAGCAAGCAAGCAAACCAATGTTCTGGTCTATAGAAGGTTGTGGAGTCAGCCGGTAATTGCGAAGCTAATGAGATTTTGTTTAATGCACACTGCATGATACAGAGAAAACACAGAGGAAATGGAGTGACTGATTACAGAACGCCTAAAATCAATAATGCACTGCAGAGGGAAACAGCCCATTCACCCAGACTGCTCCTTTGGTATTTTGACTGGCGCTTCATGACTTTATATGGAGTCAAACTCTGCTTTTTAAAAGTGATGGGACAAGGTCCAGAGCCAAACAAGTTGGCACTGCAACATAGACCTTAAATCTGAACTGCTTTTGGCTATCCAGGACtacaacttaaaaaatgtgcCAACTAACAGCAGTTTACCGACATAGAAAAAATGCAGAGAGGAACTGTTATGAAGAGCTCCAAAATGCAGTCCAAACCTTTATGCATGccagaaagtattttttttttttttttttttgtgcaaaatgacATTTCTAGAATGTGCCACTTGTTTCCTTGGTAACTAATCTGTCCACATTAGGGCCTCTAGGGAGCTCTTCCCTCAAAGTTAACCTCACTCCTTGGCTGGTGAGGAGTCTTTAACAAAGGCTCATTTTGTAGACaacaaaagcagaatgaaaccCCAGCTGGACCACTGATCCCATCTCACATTCCCACATCATCCAAAAGCCCTTCCACCAAACAAACTGTGAATAAAATACGGTGTCTCATTAAATGTGAAGGATCAATATCAAACAATTAATGAAGCATTCTTCACAAACACAGTATCTGTAATAAGATTAATCCTGATCATAGTCTTTTTATAAACCAGAACAAATTCAAGACTCTTTC
This is a stretch of genomic DNA from Myxocyprinus asiaticus isolate MX2 ecotype Aquarium Trade chromosome 24, UBuf_Myxa_2, whole genome shotgun sequence. It encodes these proteins:
- the tmem47 gene encoding transmembrane protein 47 encodes the protein MASSVSGAEEVRVSALTPLKLVGLVCIFLALCLDVGAVLSPAWVTADDQYHLSLWESCWKPASSATWRCSSTLGTDWQIATLALLLGGAFLILLSFLVALVSVCIRSRRCFYRPVAVMLFAAVVLQACCLVLYPIKFIETISLRIYHEFNWGYGLAWGATIFSFGGAILYCLNPKNYEDYY